Proteins encoded together in one Terriglobales bacterium window:
- a CDS encoding flavin reductase family protein: MHKTIEPTILYFGTPVALISTLNEDASPNLAPMSSCWWLGWSAMLGLGSMGKTNENLLRTRECVINLPSAEQVTHVDRLALTTGRNPVPEKKQSWGYRYEPQKFDCAGLTPVPSVVVGPPRIAECPVQMEAIVHDVRPFGLNVSANAFEVHILKLHVEESLLEDPQAARPHIDPARWRPLLMSFCRFFGLGGEVHPSRLAESDFMKFVRGGTGQQPAVAPPRCAPAND; this comes from the coding sequence ATGCACAAGACGATCGAACCGACCATCCTGTACTTCGGCACGCCGGTGGCGCTCATCTCGACGCTCAACGAAGACGCCTCGCCGAACCTCGCGCCCATGTCCTCCTGCTGGTGGCTGGGGTGGAGCGCGATGCTTGGCCTGGGCTCCATGGGCAAGACGAACGAGAACCTCCTCCGGACGCGCGAGTGCGTGATCAACCTGCCGAGCGCGGAGCAAGTCACGCACGTCGACCGCCTGGCGCTGACCACCGGCCGCAATCCGGTACCGGAGAAGAAGCAGAGCTGGGGCTATCGCTACGAGCCGCAGAAGTTCGACTGCGCCGGGCTGACGCCGGTGCCGTCGGTGGTGGTCGGCCCGCCGCGCATCGCCGAGTGCCCGGTGCAGATGGAGGCCATCGTCCACGACGTGCGGCCGTTCGGGCTGAACGTCTCGGCGAACGCCTTCGAGGTCCACATCCTGAAGCTGCACGTGGAAGAGTCGCTGCTGGAAGATCCGCAGGCGGCGCGGCCGCACATCGACCCGGCGCGCTGGCGGCCGCTGCTCATGAGCTTCTGCCGCTTCTTCGGACTGGGCGGCGAGGTGCATCCGTCGCGCCTGGCGGAATCGGACTTCATGAAGTTCGTGCGCGGCGGGACCGGGCAGCAGCCCGCCGTCGCCCCGCCGCGCTGCGCGCCGGCCAACGACTGA
- the ada gene encoding bifunctional DNA-binding transcriptional regulator/O6-methylguanine-DNA methyltransferase Ada → MNTLTEIVETDTVMALRPVDPTNDPAWQAVITQDRAWDGRLYYGVRSTGIYCRPSCPSRRPRRDQVEFFFDTPSAEQAGFRACRRCHPNQPGREDAQLAAVKKACEHIRENLDATLSLEELGAHAGMSPFHLQRVFKKATGLTPKQYIAGCRLAAFKQELRLNRRNVTEATYEAGYSSGSRIYERANEEMGMTPASYRKGAPGVAIEWAIADSSLGKLLVARTARGICSVQLADSERELEKALKQEFPKADLRRAAGKAAWLEAVLAKVEGKPAEAALPVDIRMTAFQRRVYHALLQIPAGETRSYQQVAKAIGAPAATRAVARACATNPVAVVIPCHRVVRGTGELSGYRWGAGRKRALLEREAGQR, encoded by the coding sequence ATGAATACTCTCACTGAGATCGTCGAGACCGACACTGTCATGGCCCTGCGTCCCGTAGACCCAACGAACGATCCCGCGTGGCAAGCGGTGATCACGCAGGACCGCGCCTGGGACGGGCGTCTCTACTACGGGGTGCGCTCCACCGGCATCTACTGCCGGCCGAGCTGCCCGTCGCGGCGCCCGCGGCGCGACCAGGTGGAATTCTTCTTCGACACGCCCAGCGCCGAGCAGGCCGGCTTCCGCGCCTGCAGGCGCTGCCATCCCAACCAGCCCGGGCGCGAGGACGCGCAGCTGGCGGCGGTGAAGAAGGCGTGCGAGCACATCCGCGAGAACCTCGACGCCACGCTCTCGCTCGAAGAGCTGGGCGCGCACGCCGGCATGAGCCCGTTCCACCTGCAGCGCGTCTTCAAGAAGGCCACCGGCCTGACGCCCAAGCAGTACATCGCGGGCTGCCGCCTCGCGGCCTTCAAGCAGGAGCTGCGGCTCAACCGGCGCAACGTGACCGAGGCGACCTACGAGGCGGGCTACAGCTCGGGCTCGCGCATCTACGAGCGCGCCAACGAAGAGATGGGCATGACGCCGGCGAGCTATCGCAAGGGCGCGCCGGGAGTCGCCATCGAATGGGCCATCGCCGATTCGTCGCTCGGGAAGTTGCTCGTGGCGCGCACCGCGCGCGGCATCTGCTCGGTGCAGCTCGCCGACTCCGAACGCGAGCTCGAGAAGGCGCTCAAGCAGGAGTTCCCCAAGGCCGACCTGAGACGCGCGGCCGGGAAAGCAGCGTGGCTCGAGGCCGTGCTGGCGAAGGTGGAAGGCAAGCCCGCGGAGGCCGCGCTGCCGGTCGACATCCGCATGACGGCGTTCCAGCGCCGCGTGTACCACGCGCTGCTGCAGATCCCGGCGGGCGAGACGCGCAGCTACCAGCAGGTGGCGAAGGCCATCGGCGCGCCGGCCGCGACGCGCGCGGTGGCGCGCGCCTGCGCGACCAACCCCGTGGCGGTCGTCATCCCGTGCCATCGCGTGGTGCGCGGCACCGGCGAGCTCTCCGGATACCGCTGGGGCGCGGGCCGCAAACGCGCGCTGCTCGAGCGCGAAGCCGGCCAGCGGTAA
- a CDS encoding YdeI/OmpD-associated family protein, protein MKQPRAVAKTFQATLERMPGKLGWVIVRIPLDVPKVWGVRGHFRVRGEVNGHSFRGAFFPTRHGYHFLLVNKALQKSAHIGAGTTARFRVEPDRDERKVKMPAEWARVLKHSRAIAKFYSELNPSARAEIARFVGMRKNPAARKRQAECWAELLLETIEAERELPPLIRRAFDANPRAWRGWHGMTPKQRRRELMAVAYYRTPGARQKRIEKLVGWALQRAEKHDASP, encoded by the coding sequence GTGAAGCAGCCGCGCGCCGTCGCGAAGACCTTCCAAGCCACGCTCGAGCGCATGCCCGGGAAGCTGGGCTGGGTCATTGTGCGCATCCCGCTCGACGTGCCGAAGGTCTGGGGCGTGCGCGGGCACTTTCGCGTGCGGGGCGAGGTCAACGGCCATTCCTTCCGCGGCGCCTTCTTCCCGACCCGCCACGGCTACCACTTCCTGCTGGTCAACAAGGCGCTGCAGAAGTCGGCACACATCGGCGCAGGGACCACCGCCAGGTTCCGCGTTGAGCCGGATCGCGACGAGCGCAAGGTCAAGATGCCGGCGGAGTGGGCGCGCGTGCTGAAGCATTCGCGCGCCATCGCGAAGTTCTATTCCGAGCTCAACCCGTCCGCGCGCGCCGAGATCGCGCGCTTCGTCGGCATGCGAAAGAACCCCGCCGCGCGCAAGCGCCAAGCCGAGTGCTGGGCGGAGCTGCTGCTCGAGACGATCGAGGCCGAACGCGAGCTGCCGCCGCTCATCCGGCGCGCCTTCGACGCCAACCCGCGAGCGTGGCGCGGCTGGCATGGGATGACGCCGAAGCAGCGGCGGCGCGAACTCATGGCGGTCGCCTACTACCGCACGCCCGGCGCGCGGCAGAAACGCATCGAAAAGCTCGTGGGCTGGGCGCTCCAGCGGGCGGAGAAGCACGATGCCTCACCGTGA
- a CDS encoding DUF983 domain-containing protein, with protein MPHREPSRPWAVLHARCPVCRLGHIFARWRFPGLGVLREECEVCGTRYAREHGYYLGAMYVSSLIVLALIPLFLLLLWGITPWSWDAMLLGAIALVALGSPFITSVSRVLWLHFDRYFDPD; from the coding sequence ATGCCTCACCGTGAGCCCTCGCGCCCCTGGGCGGTCCTGCACGCGCGCTGCCCCGTCTGCCGGCTCGGACACATCTTCGCGCGCTGGCGCTTCCCCGGCCTGGGCGTGCTGCGCGAAGAGTGCGAGGTCTGCGGCACGCGCTACGCCCGTGAGCACGGCTACTACCTGGGCGCGATGTACGTGAGCTCGCTCATCGTGCTGGCGCTCATCCCGCTCTTCCTCCTGCTGCTGTGGGGGATCACTCCGTGGAGCTGGGACGCGATGCTGCTGGGCGCGATCGCCCTGGTCGCCCTCGGCTCGCCCTTCATCACGTCCGTGTCGCGCGTGCTGTGGCTGCACTTCGACCGCTACTTCGATCCCGACTGA
- a CDS encoding DUF962 domain-containing protein yields MSHDHAHRDWVGEYAESHQHPVNRICHTFGIPMIAVSLLLAVGAFYVGPLWIYALALFVVGWILQFVGHWFEGKPPEFFRDPRFLFVGLRWWLAKMRGKA; encoded by the coding sequence ATGAGCCACGACCATGCGCACCGCGACTGGGTCGGTGAGTACGCCGAGTCGCACCAGCATCCCGTCAACCGCATCTGCCACACCTTCGGCATCCCGATGATCGCGGTCTCGCTCCTCCTGGCGGTGGGAGCGTTCTACGTAGGCCCGCTGTGGATCTACGCGCTCGCGCTGTTTGTCGTGGGCTGGATCCTGCAGTTCGTCGGCCACTGGTTCGAGGGCAAGCCGCCGGAGTTCTTCCGCGACCCGCGCTTCCTGTTCGTCGGGCTCAGGTGGTGGCTCGCGAAGATGCGCGGGAAGGCGTAG
- a CDS encoding acyloxyacyl hydrolase, with the protein MRKLLVFVALMGLSAAAFAGESAEPIVPVKPAPVVKAERMNPALHGPNEFALWAAGTTNSPHVIALSNDRRVSMVGLRYGRRLFQTKPLAMTWTIDLDPVVLVSQPRNIKGANIGGREWIYGAGLSPFGVRFDLMPRRRLQPFVNASGGMVIFTRPAPYSDATKRNYMFEAGFGLRFFERHGRAFTIGWKLNHISNNYRVPDNPGIDSAMLYTGISFFK; encoded by the coding sequence ATGCGCAAGCTGCTTGTTTTCGTGGCCCTGATGGGGCTATCGGCCGCGGCCTTCGCGGGCGAATCGGCGGAGCCGATCGTGCCCGTGAAGCCGGCGCCGGTGGTGAAGGCGGAGCGGATGAACCCGGCGCTGCACGGGCCGAACGAGTTCGCGCTCTGGGCGGCGGGAACGACGAACTCACCGCACGTCATCGCGCTCTCGAACGACCGCCGGGTCTCGATGGTCGGCCTGCGCTACGGCCGCCGCCTCTTCCAGACGAAACCGCTGGCCATGACGTGGACGATCGATCTCGACCCGGTCGTGCTCGTCTCGCAGCCGCGCAACATCAAAGGCGCCAACATCGGCGGGCGCGAGTGGATCTACGGCGCCGGACTGTCGCCCTTCGGCGTGCGCTTCGACCTGATGCCGCGGCGGCGGCTGCAGCCGTTCGTCAACGCCTCGGGCGGCATGGTCATCTTCACGCGGCCGGCGCCGTACTCCGACGCCACCAAGCGCAACTACATGTTCGAAGCCGGCTTCGGCCTGCGCTTCTTCGAGCGCCACGGCCGCGCCTTCACCATCGGATGGAAGCTGAACCACATCTCCAACAACTACCGCGTGCCCGACAATCCCGGCATCGACTCCGCCATGCTTTACACGGGGATCAGCTTCTTCAAATGA
- a CDS encoding thiamine phosphate synthase has protein sequence MLLYYITDRRQLPGSPAEQRRVLLAKIAEAARAGVDYIQLREKELPVRELEELAAEAVALLAGLKSEDRSRKTRLLINSRTDVALAAGAGGVHLPAGDVRASEVRALVATATHNPQFATRDFLVAASCHAAEEVAAAAAHGADFAVFGPVFEKQGAVAGGLERLRAACRGLGAVARTEGAHPAAMPVLALGGITLQNAAECLRAGAAGIAGIRLFQDAKELAPLVAALRGLSQASFPAT, from the coding sequence GTGCTCCTTTACTACATCACCGACCGCCGCCAGCTTCCCGGTTCGCCGGCCGAGCAGCGCCGCGTCCTGCTCGCGAAGATCGCCGAGGCCGCGCGCGCCGGCGTCGACTACATCCAGCTGCGGGAAAAGGAGCTCCCGGTCCGCGAACTGGAGGAGCTGGCGGCCGAGGCGGTGGCGCTCCTGGCTGGGCTGAAGTCTGAAGACCGAAGTCGGAAGACTCGCCTCCTCATCAACTCGCGTACCGACGTCGCGCTCGCGGCCGGCGCCGGCGGCGTCCACCTGCCCGCGGGCGACGTGCGGGCGAGCGAGGTGCGCGCGCTGGTCGCAACGGCCACTCACAACCCGCAATTCGCAACTCGCGACTTTCTCGTCGCCGCCTCATGCCACGCCGCCGAGGAGGTCGCCGCCGCCGCTGCCCACGGCGCCGACTTCGCGGTCTTCGGCCCGGTGTTCGAGAAGCAAGGCGCGGTCGCCGGCGGCCTCGAGCGGCTGCGCGCAGCCTGCCGCGGGCTGGGCGCGGTCGCGCGCACCGAGGGCGCGCACCCGGCGGCGATGCCGGTGCTGGCGCTGGGCGGCATCACGCTCCAGAACGCGGCCGAGTGCCTCCGGGCGGGCGCAGCCGGGATCGCGGGGATACGGCTCTTCCAGGACGCGAAGGAGCTCGCACCGCTGGTCGCCGCCCTTCGCGGCCTCTCTCAAGCCTCTTTCCCGGCCACTTAG
- a CDS encoding cupin domain-containing protein yields the protein MRRLVAALFLLCALCGAQKPAPIPDSSVEQRKEVFKNARVTVTRVDFAPGESIPMHQHSRDMIAVFATDGSARETLLGGKAKTEKIAAGEVRYHRQGYAHATSNLGSVPFRVELIEFADPQGAFEHGKPKKSHYCNPGSATACVDEHSLFCTAKVCVEDVTIAPGAVTTRHSHSTDHMLVAVSDYEFTDQIEGKGKVVRTRKSGEAEYIPAGITHQLTNTGKAAARFIVVVWR from the coding sequence ATGCGACGCCTCGTTGCCGCTCTCTTCCTGCTGTGCGCTCTGTGCGGGGCGCAGAAGCCGGCGCCCATCCCCGACAGCAGCGTGGAGCAGCGCAAGGAAGTCTTCAAGAACGCGCGCGTCACGGTCACGCGCGTGGACTTCGCGCCGGGTGAGTCCATCCCGATGCACCAGCACTCGCGCGACATGATCGCCGTCTTCGCCACCGACGGCAGCGCCCGCGAGACGCTCCTGGGGGGCAAGGCGAAGACGGAGAAGATCGCCGCGGGCGAGGTGCGCTACCACCGGCAAGGCTACGCTCACGCCACCAGCAATCTGGGAAGCGTTCCCTTCCGCGTCGAGCTCATCGAATTCGCCGACCCGCAAGGGGCGTTCGAGCACGGCAAGCCCAAGAAGTCACACTACTGCAACCCCGGCAGCGCCACCGCCTGCGTCGACGAGCACAGCCTGTTCTGCACCGCCAAGGTCTGCGTGGAAGACGTGACCATCGCGCCGGGCGCGGTGACCACCCGCCACAGCCACTCGACCGACCACATGCTGGTCGCGGTCTCCGACTACGAGTTCACCGACCAGATCGAAGGCAAAGGCAAGGTGGTGCGCACGCGCAAGAGCGGCGAGGCCGAGTACATCCCCGCCGGCATCACCCACCAGCTCACCAACACCGGCAAGGCGGCCGCGCGGTTCATCGTAGTGGTCTGGCGCTAG
- a CDS encoding sialidase family protein, giving the protein MNQQPRVPAVVLFLFAALMFCGLPAAAANPASGTVSDANLSVTWSGSSLVTTPTLTGYDPSLCSTTMDCDIFDITVNVSDAFRQAHPNFAVVIRADWSNSANDFDLFLYQGDTFVDDSGQGFTNFEEIEQAGLPNGTYRVYVHAWGAAPLTAYSGKVTIVPDPPLPIFRSATFAKDPDGKFGAQMFQFTSDLRLVGSENGDTGQNVEPDIKIDRFGTIYTSAIQGIPAGVDFWRSDDGGQTFTFLGQPDGAQTAAASSLQSAGIGGGDNDISIGSPFTLLDVPGVGKVASPGNVTVSSLSLANITTSNSLDRGENWLVSQGDFPVVDRQWNTSVGPSRVFLTSRQLGAGLVGTTSIFWVQSDDYGLTWPRGAIIASPLAGAAQDGRQGNMVSYAPGDDPNKAAVYNVFSGSSPRDLFLAACPAPCNLPLLPQGQLDPTVKGVTVRRIYRAPAGKAIDNVFPAIAVDRAGNLHVVFSDRKDTFLMSSRDGGNTWTQPVAVNNPADPEVRTTLEPWIVAGGDPGRVGVMFYATDRAGDPDQEAGMEGAEWKLWYAFTPDAFAATPSFQYVAASGQTAGTDQQKRGVVHVGSICLRGLDCDTPAPAGNPGDRDLAEYSSMYPDPLGAANILYSTDLATPNTTARVQFTRQTAGPLTLAGQTIGGGGWFDAENRKHFNIDIRSGSGSFEYFDKGAKLRVTSTTITSSSRVGSSATFSGAGTLDNAGVKTPVTFTVNVTDNGSPGKNRDQFSITLSSGYRASGTLGGGDIEVQ; this is encoded by the coding sequence ATGAACCAGCAACCTCGCGTTCCGGCGGTCGTCCTGTTCCTGTTCGCCGCCCTCATGTTCTGCGGTCTCCCGGCGGCGGCCGCCAATCCGGCGTCCGGCACCGTCTCGGATGCAAACCTCTCCGTGACCTGGAGCGGCAGCAGCCTGGTCACCACCCCGACGCTGACCGGCTACGATCCCAGCCTGTGCTCCACCACCATGGACTGCGACATCTTCGACATCACGGTCAACGTCTCCGACGCATTTCGCCAGGCGCATCCGAACTTCGCGGTCGTGATCCGCGCCGACTGGTCGAACTCGGCCAACGACTTCGACCTGTTCCTGTACCAGGGCGACACCTTCGTCGACGACTCCGGCCAGGGCTTCACGAACTTTGAGGAGATCGAGCAGGCCGGACTGCCCAACGGCACCTACCGCGTCTACGTGCACGCGTGGGGAGCGGCGCCGCTCACCGCCTACAGCGGCAAGGTCACCATCGTCCCCGACCCGCCGCTGCCGATCTTCCGCTCGGCCACGTTCGCGAAGGACCCGGACGGAAAGTTCGGCGCGCAGATGTTCCAGTTCACCAGCGACCTGCGCCTGGTCGGATCGGAGAACGGCGACACCGGACAGAACGTGGAGCCGGACATCAAGATCGACCGCTTCGGCACGATCTACACTTCGGCCATCCAGGGCATTCCGGCGGGCGTGGATTTCTGGCGCTCCGACGACGGCGGCCAGACTTTCACGTTCCTCGGCCAGCCGGATGGCGCACAGACCGCCGCGGCGTCGAGCCTGCAGAGCGCGGGCATCGGCGGCGGCGACAACGACATCTCGATCGGCTCGCCTTTCACGCTGCTCGACGTGCCGGGCGTGGGGAAAGTCGCCAGCCCGGGCAACGTCACGGTCAGCTCGCTCAGCCTGGCCAACATCACCACCAGCAACTCGCTCGACAGGGGCGAGAACTGGCTGGTCAGCCAGGGTGACTTCCCGGTGGTCGACCGGCAGTGGAACACCAGCGTGGGCCCAAGCCGCGTCTTCCTGACGTCGCGGCAGCTGGGCGCGGGGCTGGTGGGGACGACCAGCATCTTCTGGGTGCAATCGGATGATTACGGCCTGACGTGGCCGCGGGGGGCGATCATCGCGTCGCCGCTGGCGGGGGCGGCGCAGGACGGCCGCCAGGGCAACATGGTCTCCTACGCCCCGGGCGACGACCCGAACAAGGCTGCGGTGTACAACGTGTTCAGCGGCTCGAGCCCGCGGGACCTGTTCCTGGCCGCGTGCCCGGCGCCCTGCAACCTGCCGCTGCTGCCGCAGGGCCAGCTCGACCCGACGGTCAAAGGCGTCACGGTGCGGCGCATCTACCGCGCGCCGGCGGGCAAGGCGATCGACAACGTCTTCCCCGCGATCGCGGTGGACCGCGCCGGCAACCTGCACGTCGTCTTCAGCGACCGCAAGGACACCTTCCTGATGTCGTCGCGCGACGGCGGCAATACCTGGACGCAGCCGGTGGCGGTCAACAATCCCGCCGATCCGGAAGTGCGCACCACGCTCGAGCCGTGGATCGTCGCGGGCGGCGACCCGGGACGCGTGGGTGTGATGTTCTACGCTACCGACCGCGCCGGCGATCCCGACCAGGAAGCGGGCATGGAAGGCGCGGAGTGGAAGCTGTGGTACGCCTTCACGCCCGACGCCTTCGCGGCAACGCCCAGCTTCCAGTACGTGGCGGCGAGCGGCCAGACTGCGGGCACCGACCAGCAGAAGCGCGGCGTCGTGCACGTGGGCTCCATCTGCCTGCGCGGCCTGGACTGCGACACGCCCGCACCGGCGGGCAATCCGGGAGACCGCGATCTGGCGGAGTACTCCAGCATGTATCCGGACCCGCTGGGTGCGGCGAACATCCTGTACTCCACCGACCTGGCGACGCCGAACACCACGGCGCGCGTCCAGTTCACGCGCCAGACGGCCGGCCCGCTCACGCTGGCAGGCCAGACGATCGGCGGCGGCGGATGGTTCGACGCCGAGAACAGGAAGCACTTCAACATCGACATCCGCAGCGGCTCGGGCTCGTTCGAGTACTTCGACAAGGGCGCGAAGCTGCGGGTGACGTCGACCACGATCACCTCCAGCAGCCGCGTCGGGTCGAGCGCGACCTTCTCCGGCGCCGGCACGCTCGACAACGCCGGCGTGAAGACGCCGGTGACGTTCACCGTCAACGTGACCGACAACGGCTCGCCGGGCAAGAACCGCGACCAGTTCTCGATCACGCTCAGCAGCGGATATCGCGCCTCCGGCACGCTCGGCGGCGGCGATATCGAAGTGCAATAG
- a CDS encoding TIGR00730 family Rossman fold protein, whose product MKEPEDLPRAPLAYKNPGFVDSPDGRILRILAEYQEPLARFRRQKIQDTVVFFGSARFHSKHHAEQELEVLQRPASAQPAPPEEQLKRARAALEMARYYEDARRLAFLLTSWTKDLPFKRHRFVVCTGGGPGIMEAANLGAREAGGKTIGLNINLPYEQMPNHYITPELNFEFHYFFMRKYWFAYLAKALVVFPGGFGTMDELFEILTLAQTEKLAKRILVLMYGREYWERVININALVEWGTISPDDRDLYRVVDSPEEAFEALRKGLTKFHLNAPHPKQEDRAPGIAKTRPFTNRNR is encoded by the coding sequence ATGAAAGAACCCGAAGACCTCCCACGCGCGCCGCTGGCTTACAAGAATCCCGGGTTCGTCGATAGCCCCGACGGCCGCATCCTGCGCATCCTCGCCGAGTACCAGGAGCCGCTGGCGCGCTTCCGCCGGCAGAAGATCCAGGACACGGTGGTCTTCTTCGGCTCCGCCCGCTTCCACAGCAAGCACCACGCGGAGCAGGAGCTCGAGGTGCTGCAGCGGCCGGCCTCGGCGCAGCCGGCACCGCCGGAGGAGCAACTGAAGCGCGCCCGCGCCGCGCTCGAGATGGCGCGCTACTACGAGGACGCCCGCCGGCTGGCCTTCCTGCTCACCTCCTGGACCAAGGACCTGCCGTTCAAGCGGCACCGCTTCGTGGTCTGCACGGGCGGCGGCCCCGGCATCATGGAAGCCGCGAACCTGGGCGCGCGCGAGGCCGGCGGCAAGACCATCGGGCTCAACATCAATCTGCCCTACGAGCAGATGCCCAACCACTACATCACGCCGGAGCTCAACTTCGAGTTCCACTACTTCTTCATGCGCAAGTACTGGTTCGCGTACCTGGCGAAGGCGCTGGTTGTCTTCCCCGGCGGCTTCGGCACCATGGACGAGCTGTTCGAGATCCTGACGCTGGCGCAGACGGAGAAGCTGGCCAAGCGCATCCTGGTGCTGATGTACGGGCGCGAATACTGGGAGCGCGTGATCAACATCAACGCGCTGGTCGAGTGGGGCACCATCTCGCCCGACGACCGCGACCTCTACCGCGTGGTCGATTCGCCCGAGGAAGCCTTTGAAGCGCTCCGCAAGGGCCTGACGAAGTTCCACCTCAACGCGCCCCACCCCAAGCAGGAAGACCGCGCGCCGGGCATCGCGAAGACGCGGCCGTTCACGAACCGCAATCGGTAG